From one Zhongshania sp. R06B22 genomic stretch:
- a CDS encoding 23S rRNA (adenine(2030)-N(6))-methyltransferase RlmJ — protein sequence MLSYRHGFHAGNHADVLKHVVEVLILDYLIQKPTALSYIDTHAGAGFYHFASAFSAQNREFETGIAKLRNADSELPAPLKRYLEIIDACCANEAAGYPGSPAIALAMLRNQDKAQLFELHPNDHQNLSKRFKDRARIHDSDGFAGLKGLLPPPSKRALVLIDPPYEDKNDYRNVINALKDSQRRFPKGVYAIWYPLIPRDESKDLGRRLRGLSSDNYLHAQLCVQAEQGSHGMYGSAMFVINPPWQLKEQMQEIMPVLQTLLANDQSKPFELNAVIA from the coding sequence ATGCTTAGTTATCGCCACGGTTTTCACGCCGGCAATCACGCCGATGTGTTAAAGCACGTGGTCGAGGTACTTATCCTCGACTACCTTATTCAAAAGCCCACCGCGCTTTCTTATATAGACACCCACGCTGGGGCTGGCTTTTATCACTTTGCCAGTGCCTTCAGCGCCCAAAACCGTGAGTTTGAAACCGGCATTGCTAAACTGCGCAATGCCGATAGCGAGCTTCCAGCACCACTAAAGCGATACTTAGAAATCATTGATGCCTGCTGCGCCAATGAGGCTGCGGGCTATCCTGGCTCGCCCGCAATTGCGCTCGCCATGCTGCGCAACCAAGACAAGGCCCAGCTATTTGAACTACACCCCAACGATCACCAAAACTTAAGTAAACGCTTTAAAGATCGTGCCCGCATTCACGACAGCGATGGCTTTGCTGGCTTGAAGGGTTTACTACCGCCACCGAGCAAACGCGCATTGGTATTAATCGATCCGCCATACGAAGATAAAAACGACTATCGCAATGTAATTAACGCCTTAAAAGATAGCCAACGCCGCTTTCCGAAAGGGGTGTATGCAATCTGGTATCCGCTTATTCCCAGAGATGAATCTAAGGATCTAGGCCGTCGCCTCAGAGGCTTATCATCAGATAATTACCTGCACGCCCAGCTCTGTGTTCAAGCCGAACAAGGCAGCCACGGCATGTATGGCAGCGCCATGTTTGTCATCAATCCGCCTTGGCAGCTTAAAGAGCAGATGCAAGAAATTATGCCGGTCTTACAAACCCTGCTGGCAAATGATCAAAGCAAACCTTTCGAGCTCAACGCCGTTATTGCCTAA
- a CDS encoding class 1 fructose-bisphosphatase codes for MSRIALPQYLADASVAAELQSIIIGLAEVSADISIALAKGALAGILGAAGAENVQGEDQKKLDVIANDMIKDALAALPAVRGLASEEETDVVPCHTSGSFLVTFDPLDGSSNIDINSMVGTIFSVLPHTGDATVTEQDFLQPGRNQSAAGYVLYGPSVMLVLSTGNGVVMFTLDQDTGSYLLTESDVNIPAEAKEFSINMSNQRHWLAPMQTYISDLIAGKDGPRGKDFNMRWVAAMVADVHRILCRGGLFTYPWDSRKPEQAGKLRLMYEANPMGFLVEQAGGEVWTPDGKILDIQPEHIHQRVPVILGAANEVALCVDYHQR; via the coding sequence ATGAGCAGAATCGCCCTGCCCCAGTATTTAGCGGATGCCTCAGTGGCAGCCGAGCTCCAATCCATTATTATCGGCTTGGCTGAAGTCAGCGCAGATATCAGCATAGCCTTGGCCAAGGGCGCCCTCGCCGGCATTCTTGGCGCTGCCGGCGCAGAAAATGTGCAGGGCGAAGATCAAAAGAAGTTAGACGTTATTGCTAACGATATGATCAAAGACGCACTTGCGGCTTTACCCGCTGTGCGTGGCCTTGCCTCTGAAGAAGAAACTGACGTTGTACCCTGCCACACCAGCGGCAGCTTCTTAGTTACATTTGACCCCTTAGACGGCTCATCAAATATCGATATCAACAGCATGGTCGGCACTATTTTTTCAGTGCTTCCACACACCGGCGACGCAACGGTTACTGAACAAGATTTCCTGCAACCGGGTCGCAATCAAAGTGCAGCGGGCTATGTATTATATGGACCCTCTGTGATGCTGGTGCTAAGTACTGGCAATGGCGTGGTGATGTTTACCTTGGATCAAGATACCGGCAGCTACCTGCTCACCGAATCTGACGTTAATATTCCTGCTGAAGCCAAAGAATTCTCGATCAATATGTCCAACCAGCGCCATTGGCTTGCGCCCATGCAGACTTACATCTCCGATCTGATTGCAGGTAAAGACGGGCCTCGCGGCAAGGACTTTAATATGCGCTGGGTAGCCGCTATGGTCGCAGACGTACACCGTATTTTGTGTCGCGGTGGTTTGTTCACCTACCCCTGGGACAGTCGCAAACCTGAGCAAGCCGGTAAGCTGCGTCTTATGTATGAAGCTAATCCAATGGGCTTTTTGGTAGAGCAAGCTGGCGGCGAAGTTTGGACCCCAGACGGTAAGATTCTCGATATCCAACCAGAACATATCCACCAACGCGTTCCCGTTATTTTGGGCGCTGCCAATGAAGTCGCGCTATGCGTCGACTATCACCAGCGCTGA